TCATGCATAAAAGGCCGATTTACTTGAAAGCTTTCCGTATCATACACCTCTAGCTTCCCTTCTTTCGGATCAAGAGCAATATGCTTAATTTCCGCAGGAATATCCACTATAACGAGACTTGTCATACAAGGACACCGGCCTTTTTCATTCTTTTTTTGCCTTCTCTGCATTCTGTCAGCAGCGGACAAGCCTCACATTGAGGATTTTGGGCTTTACAATGGTATCTGCCGAAGAATATCATGCGATGATGAGTGACTGACCATTCTTCTTCTGGTACCTTTTTCATCAGCGCTTTCTCTACCTCAAGAACAGAGTCCTTCCAGCGGCAAAAACCAAGCCTTTTACTTACCCTTTCCACATGTGTATCAACAGCAATTGCCGGAATATTATAGGCAACAGACACAACAACATTTGCGGTCTTTCTTCCTACCCCAGGAAGATTAATTAATTCATCCCTGTCTTTCGGCACTTCGCCATTATAGTTCTCCAGTAGCATTTGGCACAGCTTTTGGATATTTTTCGCCTTGTTTCGAAATAGGCCAATAGACCGAATATCATTTTGAAGCTCTTCTAACGGAACACTCAAATAATCTTCTGGCGTTTTATATTTCTGAAACAAGTTTTTCGTAACCTTATTAACTAGTGCATCCGTACATTGTGCAGATAAAGCAACTGCAATGACTAATTCAAACGGATTTGCATGGACAAGCTCGCAATGTGCTTCTGGGAACATTTCGCCCATCACATCAAGACAATGTCTAATCTGATCTTTTTTCAACATGTTCTTCAGCCCTTTTTGCTAGTTTTCGCCAAAGAGATGCTCTTTGGCTCACATGATTTTTCCATATAATAGTTTGATAGTTCACACAAGAAAAGACTGTCATTCTTATTTTCCTTTAAGAAAAGAGAATTTTAACAGTCTCTAAAATGTTACTGTTCCAGCCAATTGTAAAAGGGAACAGACTTTGTTGGTGCTTCTTCCTGCTCCTTGTTGCTGTTTTGAAAAGAACGGAACTTCTTTCCGTGGCTTTTGGCCTGCTGTATTGTCTTAATACCGTTTTTCTTCCACTCAAATAATATTCGGTCAATATAGCGGAAGTTCAGTTTCCCAGAAATAACAGCCTCTTTTAAGGCAGCTTTAATGATGACTGTATCATGGTGATCATCGTCAATCCACATACCTAAAGTCTCAATTTCAAACGGCGAAAGCGGTCTGCCGAACTCTTGTTCAAAGCATGTGTAAAGATCTGTTTCTTTTTTCTGATCGAGCACTGCTTCTTCTTTTTTATCTGCAGCCAAATATTCATCAATCAGCTTTTCCCACAGCGGTTCTACAGAATAACGCTCAAAGCGGATGCCATGATCATTTTCGCCGTCCATAATAGCGATATATCCTCGGCGAATAAGCTGACTTAGCAGTTCATGACATTCCACTGCATCAATAGACATATTTGCTGCAATTTCTGTCGGAGTCGGAAATTCATTTCCTTTATCTAAAAAAGCAAGAACTTGAAGCAAAAGAACTAGTTCCTTTTCATTAAGTTTAAGTGCATGATAATGGGTTAGAAGTGTGGTTGGAATATGGATGTTTCCTTCTTGGAGCCATTTTAGCATAACTGATTTATTCATTGTAACACCTCTAATCTAGTATAGCATACAAAAGGGTACTGCTTGTATCGTGGATATACAGGCAATTGAAGGAAACACAAGTGTCCTTCTAAAAAAACGAAAGGGAGAATGCATGGATCATCTCTAATCGATGCATTCTTCCCTTTTATGTTTATTATTATGGGTACAAACGGTTTAACAATCTTGGGAACGGAATCGTTTCACGGACATGTTCTACACCGCTAATCCATGCTACTGTTCTTTCTAACCCTAAACCAAAACCGGAATGTGGCACAGAACCGTATTTACGAAGCTCTAAATACCATTTATATGTTTCTGCATCCAAGTTATGTTCCTGAACACGTTTTTCAAGCAAGTCCATATCATGAATACGCTCAGAGCCGCCGATAATCTCACCATAGCCTTCAGGTGCAATCAAGTCAGCACATAAAACAACATCGTCCCTGTTAGGGTCTGGCTGCATGTAGAATGGTTTTAGTGATGTTGGGTAATGCGTAATGAAAACAGGCTTATCGTAAGTTTCAGCAATTGCTGTTTCATGAGGTGCCCCAAAGTCATCTCCCCATTGAATATCATCAAAGCCTTTTTCATGCAATAATTTAATTGCATCATCATAGCTGATTCTTGGGAATGGCGCTTTAATTTGTTCAAGCTTGGACACATCTCTTCCCAATGTTTTCAATTCAAGCTGGCAATTTGCCAAAACAGATTGAACGATAAAGGAGACATATTCCTCTTGAACAACTAAGTTGTCTTCGAACTCATAAAAAGCCATTTCCGGCTCGATCATCCAAAACTCAATTAAATGACGGCGTGTTTTAGATTTTTCTGCGCGGAATGTCGGGCCAAATGAGAATACTTTTCCTAATGCCATTGCTGCTGCTTCCATATACAGCTGTCCGCTTTGAGAAAGGTAAGCATCTTCATCGAAATATTTAGTTGCAAATAATTCTGTTGTACCTTCTGGAGCACTGCCTGTCAAAATTGGCGGATCGACTTTCGAGAAGCCATTTTCGTTAAAGAATTGATAGGTCGCACGGATGATTTCATTTCTGATTTTCATAACAGCGTGCTGACGTTTTGAACGAAGCCATAAATGGCGGTTGTCCATTAAGAACTCTGTTCCGTGCTCTTTTGGTGTAATCGGGTAATCTACAGATGTATGGATTACCTCAACGCCAGTAACAAGAAGCTCATAACCGAATGGTGAGCGCTCATCCTTTTGTACCTTTCCAGTAACATAAACAGATGATTCCTGTGTTACAGACTTCGCAGCTTGGAAAACTTCTTCAGCCACATCACTTTTCACCACTACACCTTGCACAAAACCTGTGCCGTCACGCAGCTGTAAAAAGGCGATTTTGCCGCTTGAACGCTTATTAGCAATCCAAGCACCTAGTTTTACTTCTTTATCAACATGTTTCGGTAATTCAGCTATAGTTGATTTAATCACAATATACTCCTCCAAAAACGATAAAATCAAAATGATATGTAATAGCAAACCCAAGGGTTAAATTAAAGCTAAAGCATGAGCATGCTTTAGGAATTTCCGTTAAAAATGCAACATTTCTTTACAAATGCCGAGTCATTTTTACATAGTTTTACTTGCTATCTATCATAACATTATACCCTTCTTGACAATCACAATCAACATAATCGCTGAAAGGATTATTTTGCAGAAAATTCTGTTCGCAGTACAAAAAAAGCGGCAAGTCCAGCCTGCCGCTTCATCGTTTTATACCGTTTCTTTTGCTGCTTTGCTTTCAACAAAGCGATGAATTC
This DNA window, taken from Niallia sp. Man26, encodes the following:
- the nth gene encoding endonuclease III; the encoded protein is MLKKDQIRHCLDVMGEMFPEAHCELVHANPFELVIAVALSAQCTDALVNKVTKNLFQKYKTPEDYLSVPLEELQNDIRSIGLFRNKAKNIQKLCQMLLENYNGEVPKDRDELINLPGVGRKTANVVVSVAYNIPAIAVDTHVERVSKRLGFCRWKDSVLEVEKALMKKVPEEEWSVTHHRMIFFGRYHCKAQNPQCEACPLLTECREGKKRMKKAGVLV
- a CDS encoding DnaD domain-containing protein, which codes for MNKSVMLKWLQEGNIHIPTTLLTHYHALKLNEKELVLLLQVLAFLDKGNEFPTPTEIAANMSIDAVECHELLSQLIRRGYIAIMDGENDHGIRFERYSVEPLWEKLIDEYLAADKKEEAVLDQKKETDLYTCFEQEFGRPLSPFEIETLGMWIDDDHHDTVIIKAALKEAVISGKLNFRYIDRILFEWKKNGIKTIQQAKSHGKKFRSFQNSNKEQEEAPTKSVPFYNWLEQ
- the asnS gene encoding asparagine--tRNA ligase, whose protein sequence is MIKSTIAELPKHVDKEVKLGAWIANKRSSGKIAFLQLRDGTGFVQGVVVKSDVAEEVFQAAKSVTQESSVYVTGKVQKDERSPFGYELLVTGVEVIHTSVDYPITPKEHGTEFLMDNRHLWLRSKRQHAVMKIRNEIIRATYQFFNENGFSKVDPPILTGSAPEGTTELFATKYFDEDAYLSQSGQLYMEAAAMALGKVFSFGPTFRAEKSKTRRHLIEFWMIEPEMAFYEFEDNLVVQEEYVSFIVQSVLANCQLELKTLGRDVSKLEQIKAPFPRISYDDAIKLLHEKGFDDIQWGDDFGAPHETAIAETYDKPVFITHYPTSLKPFYMQPDPNRDDVVLCADLIAPEGYGEIIGGSERIHDMDLLEKRVQEHNLDAETYKWYLELRKYGSVPHSGFGLGLERTVAWISGVEHVRETIPFPRLLNRLYP